ACCAGAGCGGTCACCACGCCAACCTGGAGAAAGACCTTGGCCTGCTCGACCGAGCGGCGCGAAAGCAGATAGTACGCCCCCACGGCGCAAACCACAAATCCGCTCGTCACCACGGACGCCGACATGTTGTGCAGGTACTGCCAAAACGCCCACGGGTTCAAGAGGTACGCCCACATATCGGCGAGCTGCAGCGTGCCGCGCGGACCGATCTCGTAGCCCACGGGGTGCTGCATGAACGCGTTCGTCGCGATGATGAAGTAGCCCGAGAGCCACGAGCCGAGGAACACCATGATCGCGGAAACCAGGTGCCACTTGGGGCCTAGCCGCTTCTCCCCAAAAAGGAACATGCCGAGGAACGCGGATTCGGCAAAGAACGCGAACAACCCCTCGAGCGCGAGAGTGAGCCCGATCACGCCCCCCGAATAGTCCGAAAAGCGCGCCCAGTTCGTGCCGAACTGAAACTCCAGCGGGATGCCGGTCACCACCCCGACCACGAAGTTCAAGCCGAAGATCTTCGCCCAGAAACGGGCCGCCACGTTGTAGCACTCGTCCCCTCTTCGGATCGCGAGCACTTTGAACACGACCAGGATGAGGGCGAGCCCCATCGTGAGCTGCGGAAACAGATAGTGGTAGGTCGCTGTAAATCCGAACTGGAAACGACTCCAAGACTGAGCATCCATGACGGTCTTCCAAGCCGAGGCTACCTCGATTCACCTCGTATGCAAGTGGTCGTTTTTCACCCCATTCTCGAAGGAAGGGTAGCCTCGGCGCATGGCTTGGACGCCGGTGTTGGACCGATGGATCGACGAAGGCTTTGCTGCGCTCGAAGGACAACGCATCGGCCTTGTCTGCAACCAGGCGACCGTGGATACGCGCTTTCAGCACATCCTCGATGCGATCCTCGTTCCGCACCGCGAGGGACACCTGCACGTCCAAGTCGTCTTCGGCCCCCAGCACGGGCTGTGGGGGTTCCAGCAGGACAACATGATCGAGTGGGAGGGCGGAGTCGACCCTCGTACCGGACTCGTCGTGCACTCGCTGTACGGCGAGCACCGCGAGCCGACGCCGGCGATGCTCGAGGGAATCGAACGCCTGGTGGTGGATCTCCCCGACATCGGCAGCCGCTACTACACGTTCATGTGGACCCTGGCCCTGTGCATGAAGGCTTGCGCCCCGCTCGGCATCCCGGTCACCGTGCTCGATCGCCCCAATCCCTTGGGCGGGCGCCGCGAGGGCCCCGTTCTGGACCCGGCCTTTGACAGCTTCGTCGGCCTTCTCCCACTCCCCACCCGGCACGGGTGGACGCTGGGCGAGTTGGCGACCCACTTCCAACGCGCCCACTTCCCCGCTTGTGAACTGCACGTCGTCCGTTGCGAAGGGTGGAACCGCGCCGATCACCTGGACGAGACCCCTCTCCCCTGGGTGGTCCCTTCCCCGAACATGCCCACGCTCGAGACCGCGATGGTCTACCCCGGGATGTGTCTCCTCGAGGGCACGCAGCTCAGCGAGGGACGCGGCACGACTCGGCCGTTCGAGATCTTCGGTGCGCCGTTCATCGACGCGTGGGCGTTCTGCGACGCGGCGAACGCCCTCGGCCTGCCAGGGTGTTGGTTCCGGCCCTACGTGTTCGAACCGACGTTCCACAAGTTCGCGGGACAGACGTGCGGCGGAGCGTTCCTCCACGTGACCGACCGCACGACGTTCGAACCCGTGCTCACGGCCATCGCCGCGCTGCAGGTCATCGTCCAGCGGTGGGGGGACGCGTTCGAGTGGCGCCCCGCGCCCTACGAGTACGAGTTCGAGAAACGCCCCATCGACATCCTCGCGGGCAACTCGTGGGTGCGCGAAGCCATCGAAGGCAACACGCCGCTCCCGGCCGTCCGCGAACGCATGGCCGACGAGCTGGCCGCGTTCGACCGCAGGTATCCGGACCCGCGACTCTACTGAGGCGTCTTCGGCGGGCGCACCACGAGCACCGAGCACGGCGCCCCCGAGGCGACATCGAACGACACGCTTCCCAAGAGGAATCGCTCCACCGCGCCGTGGCGCGTGGCCCCGATCACGATGAGATCCGCGTCCTCCTTGCGTGCGACCTCGAAGAGCAGGTTCGACGGCCGATCCAGCTCCATCACCGCGGACGTCTCGCTACAACTGGCTCGTAGCTTCTCGGCGGCCTCGGCGGCGATCGTGTTGCCCGATTCGACATCGTAGCCGTACGTCTCGCCAAAGAGAATCGGGTCCAACCCCGCAGGCACGAGGCTCAGGGGAGCAGCGCAGACCGCGATCCCCTTGGCAAACCGGTCGGGGCCGGCGTCCATCACGCTTTGGAGCGAAGCGGCGGCGCCGTTCGAGCCGTCCACGGCGACGACGATCGTCAGCCGCTCCTTTGCCGCAAGGCGGGCGATGTGCTCTTCGGGCGTGGTCTTCTCCTCCCCACGAGCGACGAGCACCGAGCACTCGGAGTAGGCCACCAATCGGCGCGCCACGCTTCCGAGGAAGAACGCCTTGAACGCACCTTCGCCACGACTTCCCACGGCGATCAGGTCGATCGCGTGCTCGTGCGCATAGTCGAGAAGCACCGAGCCGATGTCGCCGTCCAACACCACTTCCTTCGTTTCGAAACCGGCCGCACGCATGCGTTCGCCCGCTTCACGCACCACGGTGGTCCCTCGGTCGTGGTGCGCCTTCCACAGGAGATCCGCCTGCTCGATCATCGAGTAGGCGCCGATCGGCTGCAACGAGGCCATCATCACGGCGGGAGCCGGCACCGCCGTGGCGACATGCACCGTCGCGCCTGCGGCTCGTGGGAGCTTGGCGAGAAGCGTTTCTGACAGTTGCGAACACGCCGATCCGTCAGTCGCCAACAAGATGTTCATCGTCACTCCTTCGCTGGGAGCACCAGCGCGGTGACTTCGCCGAACCCAACCCGAAAGCCGTCGCCAAGGGCATAGGCGGTCATCGTCACCACATCTCCATCTTCGAGGAACTCACGCTCCTCGAACGTCTCCTCAAGTCGAATCGGGCTCTGGCCCCGCCACGTGAGCTCGAGCAGAGACCCGAAAGTTCCCTCGTCCTCTCCGCTGATCGTTCCGCTTGCGTAAAGATCGCCGACCTGCACGTTCGTGCCGTTGCTCGTCTGATGGGCGAGCTGCTGGGCCATCGACCAGTAAAGGTGCTTCGTGTTGCTGGTGCAGATCGTCACCGGTGCCGTCATCCGGGCCGATTGCAGCCGCACTTCGAGCCGGATGTCGAAGATCTGATCCCCGCCGCGCCGTAGGTGGGGCAGCGGCTCGGGCTCCTGGGCCATCCCCGCGACTCGGAACGGCTCGAGTGCGTCGAGGGTGACCAGCCAAGGGCTGACGCTCGTCAGGAAGCTCTTGGAAAGGAAGGGGCCCAGGGGCTGGTACTCCCACCGCTGCACGTCGCGCGCCGACCAGTCGTTGACGATCACCATCCCCGCCATGTGCCGCTCGGCGTCCGCGACGGCGATCGATTCGCCCAGCTCGCAACCTTCGGCGAGGTAGAAGCCCATCTCCAGCTCGAAGTCCAGCTCGCGCGAGGGACCGAACGCGGGGCCGTCTGCGTCGGGCGCTTTGGTCTGCCCTTTCGGCCGCCGCACCGGCACGCCCGAGGGCACCACGCTCGAGGCGCGACCGTTGTAACCCACGGGTAGGTGGCGGTAGTTCGGAAGCAGGGGCGGCTGCTCTGGGCGGAACATCCGACCCACGTTGCTCGCGTGGTGGATACCTGAGTAGAAGTCGAGGAACGCCCCCGGTCGCATCGGCAGGGCCATGTGCAAATCGTCCGCGGGCGAGCATGCGGCCTCGCGGAGGGCTGCGTCGTCGCGGAGTCGTGGGCTGGAGGCCTCGATCAGTTCGTACAGCGCGCGACGCACCTCGGACAGGGCGGCGCTCCCACCGGAGCGCGCGAGCGATTCGAGGCTCGCGTAGCGGCCCGGCTGGCCCGGCAGCAACCCCTCGGCCGCCAACGCGGGAAGCGAGACCAAGGTATCCCCCACGCGGGTCACCAACGTGCCGTCTCCCTTCATCCCGAAGGGCAGGTTCTGGATGGGAAAGTGGGAATCCGCATCGACGGCGATCCAACTGCGGGCGGCAGGCGGGACGGTGAAGCTCAACGCGCCACCCCCTTCAGCAGCCCCAGCCGCTCCAGGCCCTGCAACGGCTCGTCGATGGAACAGGAACCGAAGCCCGTCAACAACGAGCGCATTTCGGTGATGGCCTCGAGGTCGGCATGAAACTCGCCCCAACCCAGCCCGGCTGCATCGAAGGTGAAGGCGTTTGGCGACGACTCGACGAGAATGGCGGCGACGTCCTGGCGGGATAGCTCGTTGGCCTCGGCAAGCGCCAGGGCTGCGAAGACGTTGAGGAAGCCGTGGGCGTCGCCGCCGGTCGCCTTGTCCCGGTGTCGCAGGGGCTCGTGCAACCCGGCCGTGAGCTTCATCGGCACATCGAGCTGGCGGCACGACTGAAGGAAATCCGCGAGCAGATCGGCGCTGGGGAACGCGGCGGCTTCGAGCCCACCGGTGCGCGCCTTCGCTCCCAACCAATCGGACTCCGCAATCGCTGCGAGCCCGTCCGCCAACCCATCGCCGAGCGGCACCTCCACGAAGACGTCGATCTCATCGAAGCCCTGGAGGTCTTCGATCACGGTCTCCAGGTCGTCGAACGAGGGCGTGCGCACCTCGAACGCCTCGATCGGGCACCGGTCTCCCAGGCTCTCTTCGAACCGGGTCATCGCCTCGGCGTCGAGCGCGAGGCCGTCCTCGAACGCGTCGAGGTCCTTCCCCCCCGTTCCGATGACGGCGAGAGGAATCGATGGGGGCGGCTGCTCGCGCGACACGACCTGCTCGAACTCCATCAGCCGCGAAGCGGGACACACGAAGCGTCCGACGATCCAGGATTCGGCCCCATGCACGAACCGCAGGTAGTTGCGGACCGAGGCGTCCATCGGAAGCTTTGCGGGTGGAAAGAGCCCCGCGTAGTCGATCGACCCTTCCAACATCCGTTCGATCGAAGCGCGCATGCCCAAGTTTAGCAGGGGCGCGTCCCCGTCGGCGGTATCCTTCCATCCAACCTATGTCCAAGCTTCGCGTGCTGATCGCCGACGACGACCCCATCATCCGGCTCGACCTCAAACAGATGCTCGAAAACCTCGACTACGAAGTGGTCGCGGAGGAAGGCGACGGAAAGCGGGCGGTCGAAGCGGCGCGCGAAGTGCGGCCGGACATCTGCATCCTCGACGTGAAGATGCCGGTGATGGACGGGATCGAGGCCGTGAACGTGCTTTCGGAAGAGAACCTCGCCCCGGCGATCCTGCTCACCGCCTACAGCGACCGCGAGCTGGTGGACCGTGCCAAGGCCGCGGGGGTCTTCGCCTATCTCGTGAAGCCGTTCAAACCGAGCGACCTTCCGCCCGCGATCGAAGTCGCCCGCAGCCGCTACGAACAGAACCTTGCGCTGACCCGGGAGGTCGGCACGCTGGCGGAACGCCTGGAAGCGCGCAAACTCGTCGACCGAGCAAAGGGCATCCTGATGGAACGCGACGACGTCTCCGAGGCCGAGGCGTATCGGAGGATTCAGCAACAGTCGATGAACGCGCGCAAGTCGATGCGCGAGATCGCGGAGGCGATCATTCTCGCGCAGGGGACGTGATGGTCAAACACTCGCTCGACGGCCGCAAAATCGTGGTGTGGCTCAGCCTCTTCATCGTCGTGTTCTCGGCGCTTTGCATCTTCGCGGCCAGGCAGGCCGCCGTTGCCGCGGAGGAGCGCTTCCGGCAAGAACATCCCGACGCCATCGAACCCGCCCCTCCGGCTCGGTAAACTCGCACGATGAAACCGCTTGACGAAAGGTCCAAGATTGCGGTGGCCGCCACGTTTTTCGTGCTGTTCTTCGTGGCGGTGTTCGTGATGATCTACCTGGTCAGCAACCAACGGTAGTAGGCGGTTAGGCCACCGTCACGTCGTCGCACAGATACACGTCTTGGATCGCCTGGAGCAACCCTGCTCCCTCGCCCATGGGCCGCTGGAACGCTTTCCGGCCGCTGATGAGCCCCGTACCGCCCGCGCGCTTGTTGATCACCGCGGTCCGCACCGCCTCCGCCAAATCGCCCGCTCCGCTGGAGGCGCCCCCGCTGTTGATCAGGCCCGAACGCCCCATGTAGCAGTTGGCCACCTGGTAGCGGCAGAGATCGATCGGATGGTCGGTCGTCAGCTCCGAGTAGATGCGCTGGTCGGTCTTGCCGTACGAGCTGCCTTCCATGTTCAGCGCGTTGTAGCCGCCGTTGTTCTCGGGCAACTTCTGCTTGATGATGTCCGCCTGGATCGTGACGCCGAGGTGGTTGGCCTGTCCGGTGAGGTCGGCGGAGACGTGGTAATCCTTGTCCTTCTTGAACTCGGGGCTGCGGAGGTAGCACCAGAGAATGGTCGCCAGGCCCAGCTCGTGGGCGTGCGCGAACGCCTGGCTCACCTCGACGATCTGCCTGCCGCTCTCCTCGCTGCCGAAGTAGATGGTGGCACCGACGGCCACTGCTCCCATGTTCCACGCCTGCTCGACGTTGGCAAACATGATCTGGTCGAACTTGTTGGGCATCGTGAGCAGCTCGTTGTGGTTGAGCTTCACGATGAACGGGATCTTGTGCGCGTATTTGCGCCCCACCGAACCCAACACGCCAAGCGTCGAAGCGACCGCGTTGCAGCCTCCCTCGATCGCGAGTTTCACGATGTTCTCGGAGTCGAAGTAGATCGGGTTCTTGGCGAACGAGGCCCCGGCGCTGTGCTCGATGCCCTGGTCGACCGGGAGGATGCTGAGGTACCCCGTGCCGGCGAGCCGCCCCGTCCCGAACAGCGTCTGGAGGCTGCGCATCGTCGGAATGTTTCGATCCGAGGGGGCCCAGACTCGATCGACGAAATCGGGGCCGGGAAGGTGAAGCAGCGAGCGGTCCACGGTCTGGCACCGGTGCTCCAACAGCGACGACGCATCGTCGCCCAACAATCCCGCAATCTGGTCGATTCCCTTACCCGCAACAGTCGCCATCTTCATTCACCCTCGCTTCTATTGTGGCCGATTCGGCCTACGGCCCGAGGAGCCGTGACCGGGCTTCCCCTACAATGGAGGAGATGACGGAACGCGAGAAGATCGCCCACCTGCTGCGCCGGTTTGGTCTTGGCGCCTCGGTGTCCGAGCTGGATGCCTTGGAACCCAAGGGGGTGCGGGGCGCCTTGGACCACCTTCTCGACTACGAGACTGTGAACGAGGGCTTCTCCCCGAGCCCATGGGCGTTCTGCTTCGAGGAGAAGAACCCCGGACAGGTCTACCTCGAGGCGCCCCGTTTCCTGGGTTGGTGGTGCCTGCGCATGGTCATGACGCGCCGACCGCTCCAGGAGAAGCTCACCCTGTTCTGGCACGACCATTTCGCGATCAGTGCGGCCAAGGTCGAGTTCGGACCCATGATGCTGCGCTATCTCGACACGCTGCGGAACCACGCTTCGGGGTCGTTCGTCGAACTGCTCCAGGCCGTAAGCAAGGAGCCTGCGATGCTCCGATGGCTCGACGGCGACACCAACGTCAAGGGGGCGCCGAACGAGAACTTCGCACGCGAACTGCTCGAACTGTTCACCCTCGGCATCGGGACCTACACGGAGAAGGACGTGCAGGAGGCGGCGCGGGCGTTCACAGGGTGGGCGTGGCTGCCCCGGATCCAGTTCGACAAGCCTCTCGAGCCTCAGGTGCGCGCTCTCGTGGAGAAGGGCCAGCCCCTGGTCTCGTTCGCCGTCGTCCCCGACCTGCAGGATCGAGGAACCAAGACCGTGCTCGGCAAGACCGGGGCCTTCGACGGCGACGAGCTGTTGACGATGCTCGCCGGCCGCCCCGAAACGGCCCGTCACGTGACCGGAAAGCTCTGGGAGTTCTTCGCGGGCATCCCCGCCTCCCCGTCGCTGCGCGACTCTCTTGCGCGCGCCTTCATGGACACCGGGGGAGACATCCGAGCGGTGCTTCGCGCCGTCGCGGCAGCACCCGAGTTCTGGAGCGAGGCGTGTATCCGGCACGAGGTGAAGAGTCCCGTCGACTTCACGATTCCCGTCTTCCGCCAGATCGACGTCCAGCCGATCTTGCTCACGCTCATGAACGCGCCTGAAGAGCCGACCAAGCCCATCCGCGAGGAGCTCCGCGGGGTCGGCGGCGGAGCGGCGGGGGCGATGTTCCAGCAGGGCATGCTGCTGCTCTACCCTCCGGACGTGGCGGGGTGGGATTGGGGCACGCGCTGGATCTCCTCCCAATCGATGCTTGAGCGGATCAAGCTTGCAGAGTTGCTTTTCGGCAGCGCTGAAGAACCCAAACCCACCTCGTCCCTCGTCGCCCAACGCCTCCTGCAGCGCGGGAAGGCCGCGTCGGCGGAAACGATGGTGGATGGACTGATCGAGATGTTCGACGCCCCGCTCCCCGCCTCAACGCGCGCCACGTTGGTCAAGGCGTGCCAAGACCACGGCGGGCCGGGGTCTTTGGCCGACCCCAAGCAAGCCTCCGCGCTGCTAGGCGCGGTGCTCAGGCTAATGTTCGCAGCACCCGAATTCCAGTTCTGTTAAAAGACGGGCCCCGGCTCGGTGCCACCGCTGGACGGGTGCAGATGAGAAGCCACCCCCGCGACTACGAAGCCCCGAGTTCGGCGAACAAGGCGTCGAACACGAGCCCTGGGTTTCCATTTCCCAAGATGCGGCGATGGGCCTCCGCGATCGCATTTGCCCAGTCGGTCCGTTGCGGATACAGGCCGTGCGCGCACGTTCCGAGCTGCTCCAGCGCCAGCGCGTTGGCCAAGCGTGCCGGCAGCTTCAGTCTGTCCGCGAGCGCATCGGCCACGGCCCGAAACCGCTCGGCCATCGCCAGCGCGGCGCCGGGCGTCGCCGCGTCGAGGTCTCGTACCAGCGAGACCATCTCGCGCGCGGCATCGGGGTGGGCGCGGATTTGCGCCAACGCGCCCGGCGCGCCCTGGGCGATCAGCGCCTCCTCCTCGGCCAACTCCCCGAACGCCGAGAGGAGCTCCTCGCCGGCAGGCAGTTCGCACGCGACCGCCAGACACCTCGAGCGGATGGTCGCGAGGACGGCGCCCACCGCAGACGTGGTCAGCACGAGCTTGGCGTGGGGATGAGGCTCCTCGAGCGTCTTCAGAAGGGCGTTGGCCGCATCGACGTTCAGCCGATCGCAATCCTCGATCACCACGACGCGGTGTCGCGCCATCAAAGGCGGCGTGCGAAAGAAGGTCTGGATGGGCAATCCCGGGAGTTCGGAGCTCTCCTTTCGCTCGACAATGGCCCCGAGGCGAATGATTCGGCTGGGCGGCTGCGGCTCGATCCGCTCGAAGTCGGCACTCGCCCCGCGCCCGAACGCCTGGCACGACCGGCACTCGCCGCACGCACCCTCCGAGGTCGGCGCCGTGCACAGCCACACCTGGGCAAGGGCGTCCGCCACGGCCGACTTGCCCGACCCGGCGACGCCGTAGAGCAGCACGGCGTGGACGCCCGCTTCGGCCCGGGAGAGGGCCGGCAGAAGGCGCTTCACCGAATGGAGGCCCGCGAGGTGGGAGAGGGACATGGGGCTAGAACCGCTCGAACTGCTCGACATCGAGCACAAACACGACGGCGCCCCCGACGGGGACTTTCACGGGACTGGGGATGAAGGCTCCGGGAGGCGCGGCTTCGAAGGGCATGACGTTCACGAGCTGCTCCCTCGCCTTGCAGTTCTGCGCGATCAGCTTGAGCACCGCCTCCTTCTCGTCCGGCTCCACGCCAATGAGAAAGGTCGTGTTCCCTTCGCGCAAGAAGCCGCCGGTCGACCCAATCACCGTGAACTTGAACCCGGCGCGAATCAACTCCTCCGTGATCTTGCCTTTGTCCCGGTTGTGCACGATGCAGACGACGAGCTTCACCGGTTGGATTATAGCGGAAGGGCAGACCGAGGGGGCGGTGCTCGCCACCCTTGACGCTAGCGATGCTCGGGCAAGGGCTTGCCCTTGGTCTCGGGCGCGAAGGGCAGGGCCAACAGGCCGAACACATAGACCAACGCCGCCCGCGCGACGCCCTCCCCGACCGACCCCTTCGCGCCGCCAATCAACAAGCCCGTCAGCCATGGAACCGGCGCCGAAGCGATGCGGCCCGTGTTGTAGGCGAACCCCGCGCCGGTCGCGCGAAGGCTCGTCGGGAACAGTTCGGGGAAGTAGAGCACGAACGCCGCGCTCAATCCGATGGCAAAGAACGACATCAACGGCGCAAGCAGAAGCAGGGCTTGGAACGTGTTCGAGCCGAGCGTGGCGAACCCCACGGAGAGAGGGGCGCCGACGAAGCAGAGGGCCAACGTGGGACGCCTTCCCCACCGGTCGCACAACCAAGGCACGAAGAACACTCCCGCCAGCGTCCCCACGTGAAGGCTGTAGGTCGCGTAGCTGATCCGCTGCTGGAGCGTCTCGGGGCTCACC
This sequence is a window from Fimbriimonadaceae bacterium. Protein-coding genes within it:
- a CDS encoding cyclic-di-AMP receptor; amino-acid sequence: MKLVVCIVHNRDKGKITEELIRAGFKFTVIGSTGGFLREGNTTFLIGVEPDEKEAVLKLIAQNCKAREQLVNVMPFEAAPPGAFIPSPVKVPVGGAVVFVLDVEQFERF
- a CDS encoding ATP-binding protein, which codes for MSLSHLAGLHSVKRLLPALSRAEAGVHAVLLYGVAGSGKSAVADALAQVWLCTAPTSEGACGECRSCQAFGRGASADFERIEPQPPSRIIRLGAIVERKESSELPGLPIQTFFRTPPLMARHRVVVIEDCDRLNVDAANALLKTLEEPHPHAKLVLTTSAVGAVLATIRSRCLAVACELPAGEELLSAFGELAEEEALIAQGAPGALAQIRAHPDAAREMVSLVRDLDAATPGAALAMAERFRAVADALADRLKLPARLANALALEQLGTCAHGLYPQRTDWANAIAEAHRRILGNGNPGLVFDALFAELGAS
- the fahA gene encoding fumarylacetoacetase, giving the protein MSFTVPPAARSWIAVDADSHFPIQNLPFGMKGDGTLVTRVGDTLVSLPALAAEGLLPGQPGRYASLESLARSGGSAALSEVRRALYELIEASSPRLRDDAALREAACSPADDLHMALPMRPGAFLDFYSGIHHASNVGRMFRPEQPPLLPNYRHLPVGYNGRASSVVPSGVPVRRPKGQTKAPDADGPAFGPSRELDFELEMGFYLAEGCELGESIAVADAERHMAGMVIVNDWSARDVQRWEYQPLGPFLSKSFLTSVSPWLVTLDALEPFRVAGMAQEPEPLPHLRRGGDQIFDIRLEVRLQSARMTAPVTICTSNTKHLYWSMAQQLAHQTSNGTNVQVGDLYASGTISGEDEGTFGSLLELTWRGQSPIRLEETFEEREFLEDGDVVTMTAYALGDGFRVGFGEVTALVLPAKE
- a CDS encoding cytochrome ubiquinol oxidase subunit I — its product is MDAQSWSRFQFGFTATYHYLFPQLTMGLALILVVFKVLAIRRGDECYNVAARFWAKIFGLNFVVGVVTGIPLEFQFGTNWARFSDYSGGVIGLTLALEGLFAFFAESAFLGMFLFGEKRLGPKWHLVSAIMVFLGSWLSGYFIIATNAFMQHPVGYEIGPRGTLQLADMWAYLLNPWAFWQYLHNMSASVVTSGFVVCAVGAYYLLSRRSVEQAKVFLQVGVVTALVGSIIVLFPTGDQHGKMLARHQPAALAAMEGKFETSDRAELAIIGQPDVENRRLDNPIVVPSVLSYLAYGSFGAEVKGLNDIPQDQHPDNIELLYFAYHIMAGLGTLFIALALVSAWMLWRGKLFESRPLLWILMLAFPFPYIATSMGWLTAELGRQPWLIYGLFRTGAGSSPQVAGGSVVFSALGFMGLYLVMGVLFLYLVVRQIAAGPDGEAKA
- a CDS encoding DUF1343 domain-containing protein, whose translation is MAWTPVLDRWIDEGFAALEGQRIGLVCNQATVDTRFQHILDAILVPHREGHLHVQVVFGPQHGLWGFQQDNMIEWEGGVDPRTGLVVHSLYGEHREPTPAMLEGIERLVVDLPDIGSRYYTFMWTLALCMKACAPLGIPVTVLDRPNPLGGRREGPVLDPAFDSFVGLLPLPTRHGWTLGELATHFQRAHFPACELHVVRCEGWNRADHLDETPLPWVVPSPNMPTLETAMVYPGMCLLEGTQLSEGRGTTRPFEIFGAPFIDAWAFCDAANALGLPGCWFRPYVFEPTFHKFAGQTCGGAFLHVTDRTTFEPVLTAIAALQVIVQRWGDAFEWRPAPYEYEFEKRPIDILAGNSWVREAIEGNTPLPAVRERMADELAAFDRRYPDPRLY
- a CDS encoding universal stress protein; the protein is MNILLATDGSACSQLSETLLAKLPRAAGATVHVATAVPAPAVMMASLQPIGAYSMIEQADLLWKAHHDRGTTVVREAGERMRAAGFETKEVVLDGDIGSVLLDYAHEHAIDLIAVGSRGEGAFKAFFLGSVARRLVAYSECSVLVARGEEKTTPEEHIARLAAKERLTIVVAVDGSNGAAASLQSVMDAGPDRFAKGIAVCAAPLSLVPAGLDPILFGETYGYDVESGNTIAAEAAEKLRASCSETSAVMELDRPSNLLFEVARKEDADLIVIGATRHGAVERFLLGSVSFDVASGAPCSVLVVRPPKTPQ
- a CDS encoding class I fructose-bisphosphate aldolase, which produces MKMATVAGKGIDQIAGLLGDDASSLLEHRCQTVDRSLLHLPGPDFVDRVWAPSDRNIPTMRSLQTLFGTGRLAGTGYLSILPVDQGIEHSAGASFAKNPIYFDSENIVKLAIEGGCNAVASTLGVLGSVGRKYAHKIPFIVKLNHNELLTMPNKFDQIMFANVEQAWNMGAVAVGATIYFGSEESGRQIVEVSQAFAHAHELGLATILWCYLRSPEFKKDKDYHVSADLTGQANHLGVTIQADIIKQKLPENNGGYNALNMEGSSYGKTDQRIYSELTTDHPIDLCRYQVANCYMGRSGLINSGGASSGAGDLAEAVRTAVINKRAGGTGLISGRKAFQRPMGEGAGLLQAIQDVYLCDDVTVA
- a CDS encoding DUF1800 domain-containing protein, with product MTEREKIAHLLRRFGLGASVSELDALEPKGVRGALDHLLDYETVNEGFSPSPWAFCFEEKNPGQVYLEAPRFLGWWCLRMVMTRRPLQEKLTLFWHDHFAISAAKVEFGPMMLRYLDTLRNHASGSFVELLQAVSKEPAMLRWLDGDTNVKGAPNENFARELLELFTLGIGTYTEKDVQEAARAFTGWAWLPRIQFDKPLEPQVRALVEKGQPLVSFAVVPDLQDRGTKTVLGKTGAFDGDELLTMLAGRPETARHVTGKLWEFFAGIPASPSLRDSLARAFMDTGGDIRAVLRAVAAAPEFWSEACIRHEVKSPVDFTIPVFRQIDVQPILLTLMNAPEEPTKPIREELRGVGGGAAGAMFQQGMLLLYPPDVAGWDWGTRWISSQSMLERIKLAELLFGSAEEPKPTSSLVAQRLLQRGKAASAETMVDGLIEMFDAPLPASTRATLVKACQDHGGPGSLADPKQASALLGAVLRLMFAAPEFQFC
- a CDS encoding response regulator; protein product: MSKLRVLIADDDPIIRLDLKQMLENLDYEVVAEEGDGKRAVEAAREVRPDICILDVKMPVMDGIEAVNVLSEENLAPAILLTAYSDRELVDRAKAAGVFAYLVKPFKPSDLPPAIEVARSRYEQNLALTREVGTLAERLEARKLVDRAKGILMERDDVSEAEAYRRIQQQSMNARKSMREIAEAIILAQGT